In Panicum virgatum strain AP13 chromosome 5K, P.virgatum_v5, whole genome shotgun sequence, the genomic window gtgaacaacaccatgtgcatgtgtgttagcatttcacaaacattttcaaaggattttcacttgatctcaccacgccactcgatcctagcaacatcgcaatgttagatcgctcaagtggcactagatgaccgatatgcaaacaagtttgcccctcttgatagtacaacCATCTATcataaatccggtcatgcacttctctacacaacctttgaccggtgaaatgaaatgccctacaagtcatacctttgccttgcgcattccattacatcttcccaaatattgatgccacacaagcaccaaactccatcaagccttttgatcatcatcatgagtcaacacttggcttgatctttctttaattgatatgatccactctatatcatcacatgacctctttggtccatcgatcttgaccttgctcgctcttcaccgttgcctcggtccatcggcgccaaatcttgcccaagcttcaccgcctcgcggtccctcgcttcaaagccttgacttgcccttctccattgcaaccggtccatcaagccaagacttgtcttgatcttccccACTTTgttcacataactccatgtcatgtctcatatgcaatgagctcctcgatcacactatatgagcatagcttcaacccttggccatttctcctccatggcacctgttgctcatactagtgtctttgtgtggactaatctcctgtgtatctcaatataaacacttattagtccacctaagttgtcactcaattaccaaaaccaaacaagggcctttcacactcctatttcttttctttttaagaAAAACTATATCAACCATTTAGATTGCATGAATTTTGTTGCAAATGATAGTATTGCACATAAAGTTTGAGACGTTGCAAAGGGACTTAAaatgagggagggagagagggaggagaaaaATCAGACAAGAATCATAAACATACTACTGGAACTTGAAAGGaaaatcaagaaactactccAAGCTAATAACTTGTCCCCTATCAGTAGAGTGACAACATCGTGATGGGATTTTAGAACTGACGGTGAAGGCCTCTGTTGGAGTAGTGGTTAGCTGTGGCTATAGAAAGAGCAGGAGTTCCAAATTTGAGAGCACCCAAAAAACTTAAGCATAACCTTGTAGTATGTGAGAAAAGTACTTGAAAGGTATCAGTGGGGGTATGTGATCTACTCCAATGATCAACCTAGAAGGCTATCATGTTGCCAATTTGCCATCACCTAAAATTATCTCtattttgcttttttttcttaaatCAAGTTATCCATTTTGGCAAGGTTTGTTTGTTTATATTCTTTAAAGAGAAACAAAATATATGATCTCTACCAAATGTCCCTGCTATAAAGAATAATTGGACGCTTCAAATGCAATCAAACTTCGGCCAAAAGTGAACAAAATATCATATAATACATTAAATCGAGGCAACCTAGAGTGGGATTTTGGTGTTTGAAAAATGCCATCACAAAATGCCTTTAAACTGTAGATTATAATTCATCTTTTCCCATCGAAAATAGCCATAAGAGCACTTTAGAAAGCAAAAAACATTGAAAATATCAACATAGCATATGTTTATGTTCTTCCTCCACTGCCTATCTTAATTAGCTCTTAATGAAATCCAAACATAAGCTAATGTGAAGAAACATTTCATCATGTCTTCAGAAATTAATACATGCTTGAAACAAGATTAATTACATGATGACCAAATATGAAACTGAAATAAATTGATGCTAGCGGGATGCTATATCTTTGTTTTTCTATTTATAGAGAAGAGCATCTTAGAAAAACATCAACAATAGTCTCGTGATGTAAATGTAAATACGGGAAGAAATATACTTGCATATAGAAATTTGACCCCGGTATAGGGAAATGCACCTGCATACAGGAGAGAAGGTCAACGTATTATGGTGCTTTTGACATTTCAATAGCACTAGCGACTGTTTAAGTACAATAATAATGTCATTTGCAACTTAGAGAGGCATTTCAATGGTATCATCAAACTCAAGGTTTTCGTAACTGTATGTTCCCGTCGTAGATAATTATTTTCAATGCAGTAAATATAACAATAAGATATTTTCTATGGTTACTTGGGTATCTAACACTCACTTCCTTTTTCAAATATATGCCATTTAGGAATGCTATAAATTTAAACTAATTAGCTTGTCCTAAATGCGTACTACTTATTCATTTTAATCAAAGCCTTAGAACCAAAATCGTCACGATGTAATTGAATCCCACACATGACCAAGTTGTGCAAGGTGACGAATTGATGACGATGCCAGGATAGAATTTAAGGATCATTGGGTAGTTAAAAGCAATGGCAACAAGGAGCATCTCAACATCTATCAAAATCCCTGATAACGTTCGATTGAACTCTGCCAATAGTCATGCACTATCAATGTGTTGTGTCCATAATAAATGCAAATGCAGTTTTAGATTCAAAGGATCTATCTTCTCTCATCACGCTGTTGTACCCGACCATTTCGAGTCGAGCAAAGAAAAACACACTACAAGGAGGGAGtttcgaaaagaaaaaaagaaaaccccacaagagagagagagaaaaggccAATCTCAAGTGCCCCGTACGATTTCCGTCAGGAGaggcggagagagagagagaaaaggtcCACCCGCTGCATGCTCCTGCCGACGCCCTGTCCCGTAGACAACCCGTCGGCACGTCGGCCGTGCGACCTGAACCCAACCCCACGCCGAGCGGGAGCGGGTCAGACCGCACCAGTTCGCACGCACGCACccgaccggaccggaccggaccgggccggcccgcctcgcctcgcctcgcctcgcgccgcgccgcgcacacccccctctctcctccggccctccccttcttccccaGGGAAACACCTCGACTGCATACGTACGACGCACCACCCCCTCCGTGCCCCCCGCGACCCCGCACCGCCGCGCCCCGATCTCcggcgtcgacgccgccgcctccggcgagCCCCCTCCCGCGCTCCTGGGGCCTCCGCCGGAGCCCCtcaggccgccgcgccgcgcctcgtggGCTCCCcggccccaaaccctaaccctagctccCGGCGCGGGGCACTGCAGGTGCGTCCTCTGCTCCATCGAGCGCTCCGTCCGGTCTCCCTCTGGCCCCCACGGCCCCTTGGGGTCGCAATTGAGGCGTGTAGAGTGTCGTGCGGTGGTGTGGGTGGGAGGTCTGAGACTCTGAGTGGCCTCTGCCGGGAGACTGCGCCGGCGGCTGCTGAATTGTGCTGCATTTGGGCTGGGCGGGCGTGGGGTGGTACGTGCGCGGGTCCGCTCCACGCAGCTGTCGCTGTGCCAGGGTTAACTGGTAACGTGCATGGGCTAAAAGTGCGTTATGTCCACTTTTCAGTGTGGGAAATGGTGTGGGCGTGCTCAAAAATGTGATTTTTTTGCCTGTAACTGTTCTGATGGTCGTGGACTTTCTTCTAATATGGAAACTGGTGACATCATTTATGCAGCTTGTCAGGATGTGTGTTTTGTTTGATTACTCGATTAGGCAGATGCTGCTATTACTCTGCATGCCTTTGTTAATTTGGGCAAGGGGGGTCATTTGCGGCGTGCTCTTGTTTGTTTGGCACAGGTTGTTATGTCATCACAAGGGTTTATGTGTTATTGCGCAAAGGCTGTCATGGTGTTATTGTGGTTAGAATTCTTTTTAACTTTTTTCACAGTCTTCTTTTGCTTGTGCTTTCTGTGGCAGTGTATTGCTTGTTTGAAACTTTAGTTCTGTCGTTTCTGCTAAAATCAGTTGTTCTGTCGTTTCTGGTAGAATCAGTTGCTCTGAGTCAGTTGTCTTATGCTGACTAATTTCTGGCTTGCAGGAAGCAGAGTGTCTGTTTTCTGGACTTGAGAATTTGAGAGGTTGTGTGGTCTAATGGCACATGCTGCTGGGTAGATGTTCATACAATGATGCATGGGCAAAGCCTGTTTCTGTGGTCCAGTGGCTATTGAGCTGTGCTCTATGGGAGGAATTGCTGAATGTGGTGTGAGTGTTGACACTAAAGCTTCACCACGTCGTGCGGCCATAGAGAAAGCTCAGGAGGAGTTGAGGTATATAAACTGATATAACTTGCGTCCAACTTGCTTATGCTTGCTATGTGTACCTGATACTCAGCAATGCAAACTTCAGGCAGGAATACGATGTCCGTGAAGAGCGAAGGAGGGAGCTTGAATTTCTGGAGAAGGTACATTGCATTGGCATCCTTATGGTTTTGCACAATGAATTTGCACAGCAACTTTTTGCCTTGTTTATTCACTTAATGTTGCAGGGAGGCAATCCCTTGGATTTCAAACTCGGCCATGTAGCATCACTCAGTGTACAGTCCACTTCTGTAACAGACCAGATAGCTGAGCAAAATGTGATAAGGTGACAACTAATTCTTTATCGACCATGTGAAAACATTGCTTATTTATCTAAGCCTTTTGAATCTCTCGTACTGCAGCGAGGCTAAAGGTAGTTTTGCATTTGCCGCATCACCTCATGGGGATTCTGTTGAAAGCAGTGGCAAGCCAGGAAATTCATTGTGCCGTGAAGGTAATACAGCTGACAAtcttatgctcttggatggagATACCAGCAACATAGGTGGGGAGAAAATTGCAAAACGTGGAACTAAAAGAGCTAATGCAGCTCAAGCCGAGCATTTCCTGGACTGTGATGGTCAGAATAATGCAAAAGAAGAAGATTCCGGTTTGTTCCGACTTGGGCCAAAGAGCCAAGCATACGCTCGACGTAGATCAAAGTCAGCCAGAGACAATTCAAATAGTGCACTTGTTAGGAATCCACCCGTTCCTCCAGTAAGTTCTCAGAAAAAAGATGACACAGGGTTAATCCTGGAAGCCAAGACTGAAGATAATGGCGTTTCTTCCATTGGTGATTCGAAGCCAAATAGTCCTAACTGTCAAAATATGCTGAAGAATGCACCATTAAATGATAATGTGGAAATGGATACGGATGGAGTCCAAGCAATTTatgaaggcaaccaaacatccaAGAATGAGTTATCAAACAGCAACAATGGCAATCAAGCTATGGAAATTTCACCAAACAGTGTGACTGATAATTCACATCTTACTGTAGGTGATCAGATGGCTACTGCAACTGCTGCTGCAGTATCCCCTGATGCTATTTCAAAAGAAGCTGCTTCAAATATAGTTTCTTCTCTCCCATCTATATCCAATGAAATCTTGAAAGAAGCACAAATTCCTGAGAAGGCAGGTAATAGCCCATCAATTGTAAGTGCGGTTGACATTCATGCACATAGTACGGATAACAAGGGTCCTGCTACTGATACTGCTGTCAAAAGTGCTTGTTTAAATGAAAATGAAGTGGATCCAACACATGCATATGCCACCGACGCTGCTAATGAACATCCAGGCCAAAATGAGGATCTTGCACTAGTTAAGGCTGGTGAAATGGCTGATGAAGGCTTGAATAAAATTCTACCTGAGGACAAGGATGACAAGAAAGATAGCCAACTGGAAGTTAGTAGCCAACTGGAAGTTAGTAGCCAACTGGAAGTTAGTAGCCAGCCTGTCTTTTTGGATGACAGTTCTAGACAACCAGAACTTAGCTGCTCCGATGGTGTGAAAGATGAGAGAGAACTTTGTAACAATGCAGTAGATGCACAAAAGGATACAATACAGCTTGCTACTTCTAATGAGGATAAAGGGAACAAGGAGGAATGTTCAGATTCTCATAGAAACAACACAAGTGAATCAAGTGGTGCCCAAAAGCTGGCTTCTGTTACCGTGCCCCCTGCCTCAATCACAGGCGATGCGAGTAACCCTGTAGAAAATGATGTTGAGAAATCTACCGTAGATCAGGAGAAGATAGCAAAGAAGGAATGCGAAGATTCTATTGTTGCAAAGAAGGATCACGAAGATGCTATCCTCAGAAGGGCGCGGTATATAGAGGTATACCTAGTATATAATGCTCTCCTTTCTGATAGTGCTCTTGCTTCTAAAAAAGGAAACTCATTACTTGGCAGGCAAACATTAAGAGGGCTGGTGAGCGGTCTTTCTGCAATGTTTCTTTGGAGAAGAAGCGAAAGAGTCACTGGGATTTTGTTCTGGAGGAGATGGCCTGGTTGGCAAATGACTTCATGCAGGTACCCTCTCAAGTTTTCTTTCTTGTTTGCACAAACTGAAAAGTTTTTGCTGCGTTGCTCCCCATTGTTGGCAACTTCTTGGAATATCTCGTAACTTGACTATTTCCATAATAGGAGCGCTTGTGGAAAAGTGCAACCGCAGCACAGATATCGCACTGGATTTCTTCTAGTGGTCGAGTGTTATTTGAAGAAGCAAGCACTCAGAGAAAGCAGAAATCTGTTGCAAGAATTCTGGCCAATGGTGTTATGCACTTTTGGCGTTCAATCAATACCTCACGAGGAAGTGGTGGTATGTCTAAACCAATGCAAATAGAGCAATCAAACAATCTAGAAGAAAAGAAGCTGGGTGAGGTCAAAGCAGGAAAACAAGAGGTCAGCAAAATGAATATGCCAATTAATTCTTTCATAGTGTCCCATAATGCTTTAGGGCTTCATGTAATCATGTTTATATTTAGAAGCCTCCTAGTTGAGTGCAATAGCTGAGAACAGTACTCTTATGTTGGAACTTCATGTTTATATACTACGTAGCTTATGTATTTGCCATTTGAAATTGTGGTGATATGTGAACTTTTACAGGATGAagaaaatttggagcaagataaGTCTCGGAAGTCTATCATTAGCTATGCACTTCGAGTTCTTGAGTACAACAGGAATGCATCCGAATGCCTGTCATTAGCTGAGGCACCACAGACTCCCGACAGGCTAAATGATTTTGGCATTTTGAAAGTACCAGATCAACTTTCAGAAGTAATCTATCTGAAAACTGTTTATTTTGATAATCATTATTTGTTTACACCATTTTCCTTATTATTTCTTTTATTCCAAGTGATAGGTGTGGGTTAACACCTCCCAGACTCGAGTCCTCTCTGACTTGAATTTGGGTGCCTATGTCTTCTTATGTACCTATCTAGTTCGtaattatttattttaaatagTAAAACCTAATGCCATCTCCCAGCAATACTCCATGTGGCAGTAACTTTCCTTTCAGTCAGCAGAAACTGTAAAATATCTGCTAATGATTTCCCCCTCTAATCTCAGGCAAATCTCTTTTACGGTGTAGCACCTGGTGCAATGCAGGCATACAGGGGGTCTATGGAGCGTCTCTTTGTTTATAACAAGGTAAAGAGATTCCCTCCGGTGCTCCGAGGGCTACTATTCTATGCTCTTATCCTTTTTTAACCATCAGGTTGTTCTGTTAAATGTTGAAATCTTGAGTACCCACTTAGACGTGTCTGTTCAGTAGAGTGTTTCACTTGTGCATCTTTGTGTATAATCAGTAATACTATGGTACTCTATTATTTTATGTCTTTTTTCGTTTTATTTCTCTATTTTTGGTTTGTATGGCTCTTGATGGGTTTGATTCTCATGCAAACCTCAACTTGCTTGGCACTAAAGGCTTTGCTGCTGTTGTTATTTCACTTGTTATTGCTCTTCAATTGCAAATTTGTAGGAAAGCTTTAGGTTACAACAATGGATTAGTCAGTTCCCATGTATCTGCTTTATATATTTTGTTAGGGCCAATGTTAGGCTAGGTGCTAGGCGGAttctaggcggtgacccacCGCCTAGAGCTTAGGCGTGCCTAGGCGTGCCTATGCGTTTCCTAGGCGTTCTCTAGGCGAGCAGATgagggaggagcagaggagggaggaggcggggagcagaggagggaagaGCAGAGGAGCAGAGCAGAAGGGGGAGCAGCGGACGGTGGTGAGGGAGCAGATCCGGGGCTCACGGCGGGGGGCGGGAGCAGCTCGGGGTCAAGGCAGCGGGGGGCGGGAGCACGACCGTCGGCGGCAGGGGTAGCTCGCTGGGTcgaggcggcggacggcggcgagggagcagATCCGGACTCGCCGGGGctcacggcgggcggcgggagcaTCTCGGGGTCGAGGCGGCGGGCGGTAGGAGCACGACCGGCGGCGACAgaggcgcccgcgccgcctAGGGGTCCGCCTACCCCCATAGGCGAGGCGGTACCCCTCCGCCTAGCGCTGAAGCGTGCCTAGTCGAGCGCCTAGGAGCGCCTTGCGGAACAGAGGTTAGGGCATTATGGGCCAGAGAATCTCAGATCTTAACAGCTACCTTGTCAACTCTAAATTGCTAACAAGAAACCTATGTAGTACCAGAGTATATGATACACGTTGACACATTACTGTTGTGTTCACTGGCATTTCTGTCCTTTTCTGGGTGGTAAAGTGGACTTAATGAACTATAATATCTTTCTGTTCCAGAAAATTGGTAACACTGTACTCAAGGATGATTACGAGCCATCAACATATGCTTCTGTTTCAGGTAAATTTTTATGTGTTTCATGTTCCTATCAACATATACTGCTTGCCGCTATTCTCAAACTACCTGTATTATTATGTGCTTTGTGTTCTTAGCAACACTTCATTTTTGTGTAGATGTGCCTATGGAAAATGTATTTGGAGATGATGAAGCTGAGGGATGTACTTATTTACTGCCTGGAGCTTATGATGGTGGTTTGGCATCAAAATTAAGCCACAAAAAGAAACACCCTGTGCCTCAGAGGATGAACGGCGCAAGGCCATATGAAATTGGTTCTGACATGCCTTATGAACCATTCATGGAAAGCAAACCAGGAAATCAGCAATTTGTATCAAATGGCAAACGAACAACAGACTTCCTTTCTATTCCTATAAAACGCATCCGCACATCAGCTAGACAGCGGGTTGTGAGTCCATTTCCTGCTGGTGTTTCTGGGACCCCTCAATTCACAAGTAAAACAGACGCTTCTAGTGGAGACACAAACTCCTGTCAAGATGATCAAAGTTCATTACATGGAGGATCTTTTTCCAGGAAGAATGCAGATATAGAGTCCACAGTTGATTTTGACAGACAATTGGTGTATGATGGTAGCAAGGTGTCTACAAAgtctaaaaagaagaaaaagccTAAATACCCAGGATACAAGACCCCACAAAGTGTGGACGAGTCTTGTTCCTTGATGGCACCTGGAAAGGTTAATTCTTTGTGCAAAATTCTCATCTTTTTCTTGTTGTCTTTGTTTGATAGAGTAAGTTTCTGGTGATTTTTCAGGGCACATATGATCCTAGACCTCAGGTCGATTTGGTTGCTCAATATGAGCAGGTattttattttaatattttttctgctatatttaattatatatttatatcgTCTGAGTAGACCTTTGCTCCTAAATTTTATGTCAAGATCGTAGTTTTGCAGTGGCTATCCATATAAATTGCTGAATAATGATCTGAAATGATTTAGTGGTCTGCAAACAAATAATGCTTTAAATGAATCAATCATCCATCATGTAGTATGGCGCACTTTTGTGTCTAGTGCTGGGATCAGGAAATGCCGTAAGATGTCCCAACCCCAACCCATATTCAGTATCTGATGCATGTTTTCTCCTTCCTATACCAGAAGGATTATATGAAAAAGAGACTGGAGACTCATCAATTCGATTCAAATGGGAATTTTGGTACTCCCTTCATCTATTCTTCAGTTTGCATATTTTGTGATCATATTGTCATCAATGCCACATGAGACAAATTATTCCTATCGTTGGAACATGAAATAGCTCCTTACATCTTGGGTGTTATTGACTTATCAACAGTGGTTAATGGTCAACATGCTGCTAAGAAGCCTAAACTGACGAATCAAGCACCAGATATTTCACTGGAAGCTCTGACACCAATTGGTCCAATAGCATCTCCTGCTGCGTCACAAATGAGCAACATGGCAAACCCTAAAGTCATAAAGATCAGCACTCGTGGAAGAAAAAGTAAAGGACTCAAGGTATTCATATCTTTTGGTAATTATCATTCTGGTCATACAATTATCTTTTTCTTGAACATATGGATTACTTTGGCTTTACTAAAATTTATCGTTAATTTTGGATCCATGTTTTGGTAATATAAAATGGATGGCGTGCATGTTCATGTAGGTCAGATTATAGTGTAGTCACTGTGAGAAGCACTACAGATGAATTTACtaaaaataaatcattttaTGTTATTTCTGCTTGGCCCTCTGTTTACAACAACTGAATgtgatggactatggataaaagctcccacccctcc contains:
- the LOC120707180 gene encoding chromatin modification-related protein EAF1 B-like isoform X1, producing the protein MGKACFCGPVAIELCSMGGIAECGVSVDTKASPRRAAIEKAQEELRQEYDVREERRRELEFLEKGGNPLDFKLGHVASLSVQSTSVTDQIAEQNVISEAKGSFAFAASPHGDSVESSGKPGNSLCREGNTADNLMLLDGDTSNIGGEKIAKRGTKRANAAQAEHFLDCDGQNNAKEEDSGLFRLGPKSQAYARRRSKSARDNSNSALVRNPPVPPVSSQKKDDTGLILEAKTEDNGVSSIGDSKPNSPNCQNMLKNAPLNDNVEMDTDGVQAIYEGNQTSKNELSNSNNGNQAMEISPNSVTDNSHLTVGDQMATATAAAVSPDAISKEAASNIVSSLPSISNEILKEAQIPEKAGNSPSIVSAVDIHAHSTDNKGPATDTAVKSACLNENEVDPTHAYATDAANEHPGQNEDLALVKAGEMADEGLNKILPEDKDDKKDSQLEVSSQLEVSSQLEVSSQPVFLDDSSRQPELSCSDGVKDERELCNNAVDAQKDTIQLATSNEDKGNKEECSDSHRNNTSESSGAQKLASVTVPPASITGDASNPVENDVEKSTVDQEKIAKKECEDSIVAKKDHEDAILRRARYIEANIKRAGERSFCNVSLEKKRKSHWDFVLEEMAWLANDFMQERLWKSATAAQISHWISSSGRVLFEEASTQRKQKSVARILANGVMHFWRSINTSRGSGGMSKPMQIEQSNNLEEKKLGEVKAGKQEDEENLEQDKSRKSIISYALRVLEYNRNASECLSLAEAPQTPDRLNDFGILKVPDQLSEANLFYGVAPGAMQAYRGSMERLFVYNKKIGNTVLKDDYEPSTYASVSDVPMENVFGDDEAEGCTYLLPGAYDGGLASKLSHKKKHPVPQRMNGARPYEIGSDMPYEPFMESKPGNQQFVSNGKRTTDFLSIPIKRIRTSARQRVVSPFPAGVSGTPQFTSKTDASSGDTNSCQDDQSSLHGGSFSRKNADIESTVDFDRQLVYDGSKVSTKSKKKKKPKYPGYKTPQSVDESCSLMAPGKGTYDPRPQVDLVAQYEQKDYMKKRLETHQFDSNGNFVVNGQHAAKKPKLTNQAPDISLEALTPIGPIASPAASQMSNMANPKVIKISTRGRKSKGLKMAAGHSGPGSPWSSFEDQALVVLVHDMGENWELVSDSLNSIIQLKCIYRRPKECKERHKLLTDKSSGDGADSADDSGSSQHYPSALPGIPKGSARQLFQRLQGPYEEETLKTHFEKIIFLGQKLHQTRRKSEIQELRQINPLHTSHVFALSQACPGNLSGVLLTPLDLCDGPSNSDTLSIGYQGSHTSGLALPNNHGSIGPTLPTSNVNSRLPGSPGMVLGSNSSLPMNAPFRDAPRYGVPRPTSLQGDEQSRIHYSQMVNGRSLQQPGVPVPGVLPSGVDRAARIMPPAHGVGIMTGLNRGSPVTRLGFPRVGSPGMANVLPHGNMSPNNGQGLQNTVNVHPGAIPGPGNTMLRPRDPMQMLRPVQNSEENRQMMMPEFQLQVSQGNNQVVHFSGPPFSNAGGSSPVQSFPLQQSQPHQLPQQPHMYGNKHLAHTQGTNQSNPQQQQAYAIRLAKERHIQQMVPQQQRPLPGSSAVPTVQNGAQMQQQSQGPAAGVIPASQPQRKQQHPAQNPLANSMLPQQPSANTSHKQKKQQGQQQPRQNQQQRNQGSQQAKLMKSLGRGNMMHQPPVDASQASGFSANCKNQVPDKNVMQQGPGHVVGSKGSIPSIPQPGSQPKVYTSQMPLSPMQTPDVSNQSAVKGSANHVLLTSQQGQLHSPSQLATQQQQQQQQQLRYMNPSQNNIQRLMMQQNRHMNTDGRTELPVDQVQHNQVMPSASLARSTDSGSPGISSMSQRKQESSHDPSAVTSTPHLASSPQDTFVGSDKLLPSSSQSMLQRQMSGGMPIHGHGIGGQLQQQQSRQQQQSRQQQQRPVVQGSVYAHPSNSGPG
- the LOC120707180 gene encoding chromatin modification-related protein EAF1 B-like isoform X2: MGKACFCGPVAIELCSMGGIAECGVSVDTKASPRRAAIEKAQEELRQEYDVREERRRELEFLEKGGNPLDFKLGHVASLSVQSTSVTDQIAEQNVISEAKGSFAFAASPHGDSVESSGKPGNSLCREGNTADNLMLLDGDTSNIGGEKIAKRGTKRANAAQAEHFLDCDGQNNAKEEDSGLFRLGPKSQAYARRRSKSARDNSNSALVRNPPVPPVSSQKKDDTGLILEAKTEDNGVSSIGDSKPNSPNCQNMLKNAPLNDNVEMDTDGVQAIYEGNQTSKNELSNSNNGNQAMEISPNSVTDNSHLTVGDQMATATAAAVSPDAISKEAASNIVSSLPSISNEILKEAQIPEKAGNSPSIVSAVDIHAHSTDNKGPATDTAVKSACLNENEVDPTHAYATDAANEHPGQNEDLALVKAGEMADEGLNKILPEDKDDKKDSQLEVSSQPVFLDDSSRQPELSCSDGVKDERELCNNAVDAQKDTIQLATSNEDKGNKEECSDSHRNNTSESSGAQKLASVTVPPASITGDASNPVENDVEKSTVDQEKIAKKECEDSIVAKKDHEDAILRRARYIEANIKRAGERSFCNVSLEKKRKSHWDFVLEEMAWLANDFMQERLWKSATAAQISHWISSSGRVLFEEASTQRKQKSVARILANGVMHFWRSINTSRGSGGMSKPMQIEQSNNLEEKKLGEVKAGKQEDEENLEQDKSRKSIISYALRVLEYNRNASECLSLAEAPQTPDRLNDFGILKVPDQLSEANLFYGVAPGAMQAYRGSMERLFVYNKKIGNTVLKDDYEPSTYASVSDVPMENVFGDDEAEGCTYLLPGAYDGGLASKLSHKKKHPVPQRMNGARPYEIGSDMPYEPFMESKPGNQQFVSNGKRTTDFLSIPIKRIRTSARQRVVSPFPAGVSGTPQFTSKTDASSGDTNSCQDDQSSLHGGSFSRKNADIESTVDFDRQLVYDGSKVSTKSKKKKKPKYPGYKTPQSVDESCSLMAPGKGTYDPRPQVDLVAQYEQKDYMKKRLETHQFDSNGNFVVNGQHAAKKPKLTNQAPDISLEALTPIGPIASPAASQMSNMANPKVIKISTRGRKSKGLKMAAGHSGPGSPWSSFEDQALVVLVHDMGENWELVSDSLNSIIQLKCIYRRPKECKERHKLLTDKSSGDGADSADDSGSSQHYPSALPGIPKGSARQLFQRLQGPYEEETLKTHFEKIIFLGQKLHQTRRKSEIQELRQINPLHTSHVFALSQACPGNLSGVLLTPLDLCDGPSNSDTLSIGYQGSHTSGLALPNNHGSIGPTLPTSNVNSRLPGSPGMVLGSNSSLPMNAPFRDAPRYGVPRPTSLQGDEQSRIHYSQMVNGRSLQQPGVPVPGVLPSGVDRAARIMPPAHGVGIMTGLNRGSPVTRLGFPRVGSPGMANVLPHGNMSPNNGQGLQNTVNVHPGAIPGPGNTMLRPRDPMQMLRPVQNSEENRQMMMPEFQLQVSQGNNQVVHFSGPPFSNAGGSSPVQSFPLQQSQPHQLPQQPHMYGNKHLAHTQGTNQSNPQQQQAYAIRLAKERHIQQMVPQQQRPLPGSSAVPTVQNGAQMQQQSQGPAAGVIPASQPQRKQQHPAQNPLANSMLPQQPSANTSHKQKKQQGQQQPRQNQQQRNQGSQQAKLMKSLGRGNMMHQPPVDASQASGFSANCKNQVPDKNVMQQGPGHVVGSKGSIPSIPQPGSQPKVYTSQMPLSPMQTPDVSNQSAVKGSANHVLLTSQQGQLHSPSQLATQQQQQQQQQLRYMNPSQNNIQRLMMQQNRHMNTDGRTELPVDQVQHNQVMPSASLARSTDSGSPGISSMSQRKQESSHDPSAVTSTPHLASSPQDTFVGSDKLLPSSSQSMLQRQMSGGMPIHGHGIGGQLQQQQSRQQQQSRQQQQRPVVQGSVYAHPSNSGPG